The following is a genomic window from Sutcliffiella horikoshii.
TTGATGCAACGTAAAGGTGTTGCGCCTGAGGCCAATCAACCTCTAAATGGGTTTTCCTGCACAATGGGAGTGGAAGAGTATGATGCCACGGAAAAGTTGATTCTTGAGCATGGCGGAAAAGTGGCAGTGCCAAAGTATGCGTTGCCTGGAATGGCGTGGCAGGGGTACTATGTGGACACCGAAGGCAATGTGTTTGGTATCCACCAGCCAGATCAGAACGCGAAATAGAGAGAGTCGAAGAAGACAAGACCGCATGTGTAGGTCTTGTCTTCTTCGTGTGTCGGCGTGCCTGTCCCCTCAGCCCACCTGTCCTCTCAATCCACGGTTCAAAAACTCATTCAATAACCCCGCCATATCCTTAGGCGTCTTATTCATCCCACTCTCCAACCAGTTCTTTATCATATAAATACTTCCACTCACAAAGAATATACTTAAGTATTCGAAGGTTTCTACATCGATTTGTTTACTAGGAATAAAATTCTTCAGTATGTATTCCTTCGCAATCATCATGCCTTTTTTCTGGAATTGCACTTCGGTGTTTTCGCTCAGCAATATCTTGCAGATATCACTCTTAGATGCGATGTATTCAAAGATTTTCTCGGTCATTTGGTATGCCTCGTCTTCTTTTGAGAAATTATATTGGTTAAGCGTTTTGACCATGTCTACGGTGAACTCATCGTCGATGGCATCCAGCAGGTCGTATTGACTGGAATAGTGGGCATAAAAGGTGGAGCGATTTATATCGGCTTTTGTACATATTTCTTTTATTGTAATGCTTGCAATGGATTTTTCCTTCAGCAAGTCCAGTAAACTTTCCTTTAGCACTATACGTGTGTACTGCTTTCTTCTATCCATTTTTTCGCTCATCTTCCTCACTGCCTTTCATAAAAAACAACACAATAGAATGATTTGTTGTCTATCTAACATCCGGAACACAACTGTTTGTTGTATACCCAACACGGTGTCTAATATAATAATAAGATGAAAAGGGGTACGACACAAGAGAGGATGAACAACGATAAATATTGCATCACGTATTATAAAACATAAAAAGGCTGTTTTGATTGTGTTTGCGTTGGTGACCATCATCTCGACCGTGGCGCAGTTTTTTGTCTCGGTCAATTATAATATGGTAGATTATCTGCCAGATGATGCCCAGTCAACAAAGGCAATGGAGATCATGGAAAAAGAATTTACGGGCTCTGTACCGGATACGCGGGTCATGATATCCGATGTGACGATACAGGAAGCCGTTACGTATAAAGAAAAATTAGAAGCCATTGATGGAGTGGCAGAGGTAATCTGGCTCGATGATGTAGTCGACTTGAAAACCCCGCTCGAAATAGCGGATCAAGAGATGGTCGAAAGCTACTATAAGGATAGAAATGCCTTGTTTTCCATCAGTGTCCGAAGTGGGGATGAGGTAGCCATTACGGATGCTGTTTATGAATTGATTGGCGAAAAAGGTGCCATTGCTGGGGAAGCGATCAATACGGCGACCTCACAGAAAATGGCGGGGAACGAATCGATGTATGCGGCCATGCTGCTTGTGCCAATCATTATTTTCATTCTAATCATTTCCACAACATCTTGGGTGGAACCGGTATTCTTCCTGACGGCGATTGGCGTGTCCGTCTTAATCAACTTAGGAACAAACATCTTTATCGGTGAGGTTTCCTTTGTGACGCAGTCAGTGGCGCCGATCTTGCAGCTCGCCGTATCGCTTGATTATGCGGTGTTCTTGTTGCACAGTTTCAGTGATTATCGTAAAAAAACAAACAATCCTGAAGAGGCCATGGAGCTAGCGATGAAGAAGTCGTTCCCTGCCATTACAGCAAGTGCGGCGACAACATTTTTCGGATTTATTGCGCTTACGTTTATGGAATTCGAGATTGGATCTGACCTTGGGTTGAACCTGGTAAAGGGAATCGTGCTGAGTTTTATCAGTGTAATGGTATTTCTCCCAGCATTGACGCTTTTCTTTTATAAATGGATGGATAAGACGCAGCATAAGAGCTTTATTCCAAGCTTTGAGGGAATCGGGAACTTCGTGGTGAAATTAAGGTTTCCAAGTTTACTTATCGTACTCGCATTATTGGTCCCTGCGTTCCTCGCGCAGACGAACACCTCTTTTACATATGGATTTGGTGAACTTCCAGACCATACGAGAGCAGGTGCGGATTATAACAAAATCAACGAATCCTTTGGGGAAATCACACCGATTGTGCTATTGGTGCCGAAAGGTGAGGTGGCAAAAGAGGAGGAGCTTGTGGCAGAGCTTGAGTCCATGGATTATGTCACAAGTGTCGTGTCTTACGTGAACATGGTGGACCCGGTGATTCCGCCAGAGTACTTGGATGAAGAAGTACGAAATGAATTTTATTCGGAAAATTATAGCCGGATCGTTATCAACACCAACCAGGCGACAGAAGGGGACATTCCTTTTGCGATTGTGGAAAATGTGGATAGAGCCGCAACCGAGTATTACGGTGATTCCGCGCTCAGCCTTGGGGAGAGCGTGACGTTGTATGATATTAAAAACACAGTGACAAAGGATAATATCTTGGTCAATGTATTGACTGTCGTGACGATTGCCATTGTGTTATTGATTGGTTTCCGGTCGATTTCGATACCGGTTGTCTTGTTATTGGCAATTCAGTCGTCTGTGTGGATTAACTTGTCGATTCCGTATTTCTCGGAAACCTCGTTGGTCTTTGTTGGCTACTTAATCATCAGTACGGTGCAGTTAGCGGCAACGGTGGATTATGGAATCTTGTTTACAGAGGCTTACACGCACCATCGAAAGGAAATGTCTGCGAGGAAGGCAATTATTAAAACGTTGGATGAGAAGACCTTCTCGATTTCTATTTCGGCAGCCATCCTTTCAAGTGTCGGTTTTATTTTATGGATTACGTCTTCTAACCCGATTGTCGGTTCAATCGGTCTGTTGCTTGGAAGAGGGGCGTTGCTGGCGTTTATCATGGTGCTGTTCTTCCTGCCGGCGATGTTGCTTGTGTGTGATAAATTCATCAAGAAAACGACCTATAAGTCCAATTTTAAAGAGGAGAAGTGATGATGAGAAAGAAAAAACTACTTTATGTTACACTTGCCGGCATGATTTTCTTGCCTTCATTTCTTGGCAATGTGAGTGGCGTTTACGCTGAGGACCAACGGAATGTCCGGACTAAGGAAGAGGTGGTCTATGCCACGCTGAAAGCAAACGGAGATCTTGGCCCAATCTATGTCGTGAATACGCTTGATGTTGCGAAAGCGGGGGAGATCCTCGATTTCGGTGATTATAAAACGGTGAAAAACTTGACGGACATGACCGAGCTTGAGCAAGAAGGCGAGCGTGTGGTGGCCGATGTGGAACAGGAAGGAAAGTTCTACTACCAAGGGGACTTGGAGGAAGGAACAGAACTTCCATGGGATGTGACGGTTACTTATTTTTTGGATGGTCGTGAAGTGAATCCTGCAGAGCTTGCCGGGGAAAGCGGTCATGTGGAAATACAGGTGGAGACGGCGGCAAACAACAACGTTGCACCTGTCTTTTATGAAAATTACTTGCTTCAGGTTTCCTTAACTATGCCGAATACGTATCAGAATATCGACGCATCCTCTGGTGGCATGCAGGCGAATGTCGGGAAAAATAAACAAATCACATTTACTGTGATGCCTGGAAAAGAAGAGCAGCTTCGTGTGGAGGCTGATGTGGAAAACTTTGAATTCAATGGTGTCGAGATAGCTGCAGTCCCATCCAGCCTTCCGATTGATACAACCGGAACGGAAGGGATGACCGATGATATGGCAGAGCTGTCTGATGCCATCGGGCAATTGAATGATGGTGTTGGCCAGCTGCAGGACGGGGTTTCTGAGTTGAATGGTGGTGCCGCGAAACTTCGTGATGGTTCTGCACAATATAAAAGTGGAATCAATCAGCTGAATGGTTCCTCATCTGAGTTGATTGGGGCTTCGAGCTCGATAAAAGAAGCGTTAGGAACGATTAACCGGGAACTATCCGCTGGTGCGGCTGACGTTGATTTAAGCAGTTTGACTGAGTTACCTGCAGGTTTGCGTGAGCTTGCGAAAGGTTTGAATGATACGGCAGACGGACTCGGAAAATTACAAGAGAACTACGCTACGGCGTATGTTGCACTAGACGGTGCGATTACGGAAATACCTGCTGGCGACCTATCCGAGGAAGAGATTGCCGCTTTGTATGAGAGCGGAGCAGACCCTGCAGTTGTGGATAAGTTAGCAGCCAACTATGCAGCTGCGCAAAAAGTGAAAGGAACTTATGCACAGGTGCAAGAAGCATTTGCTGCAATTGAGCCATCACTTACACAGGTTGATGGAGCAGTAAGAGGGATGAGTGGCACGTTGACGACGATTGCTGATGAGCTTTCCGCCTCATTAGAGGAAACTGATTTGAGTGGGTTTGCTGAGCTGACGAAAGGGTTGGAAACATTGGCAGCCAACTATAATCAGTTCCATTCAGGACTTGTGAGTTATACAAATGGTGTTGGCGAGCTGTCCACATCCTATTCACAGCTTCATACAGGCTTGATTGGCTTGACGGATGGTACGAGTGAATTGTCATCTGGAGTGGATGAGTTATCTGAGGGAACGGAGGAATTGTACTCTGAAACCAAAGATCTGCCTGCGAAAATGCAAGCTGAGATTGACAAGATGATTCAGGAATACGATAAATCGGACTTCAAGCCGGTGTCGTTTGTATCTGAAGAGAATGAGAAAGTTACTTCCGTACAGTTTGTCATTAAAACGGAGGCAATCAAGATGGAAGAGAAGAAAACGAAGGAAGCGGAGCCTGAGAAGAAGAAGGGGTTCTGGACTTTGTTGAAAGAGTTGTTTAAGTAATAAAATGAGGGAGGTCTCTACAAGTACACAGTAGAAACCTCCCTTTTATTTCAGAACTAAATTTCACTTGGTTCGACTATATCTTTCCGCCTGTAAACACTTAAGATAATCCCTAAAACGGCAGAGTAAAAAAGTAGTGTGGTCCCACCATAACTGATGAATGGTAATGATACACCTATTATCGGTGCAAAACCTAACCCCATAAGAATGTTCCATATAGCTGGTACCGCGATTAAAGTAGCTCCACCAACTACTAATAACCTCCCATAAGAATCTTTCGTCTTGCTTGCATTTCGCGAAATTTTCCATATGAACAAAATTAATAATATACAGAGAAATATTCCAAATGCCCAGCCGAGTGAGTGAACAAGATAGGGGAAAGCAAAATCTGTATGGGCGTCCGGAAGGGATTGAATGGCACTGTTACCATTTAGACCATTTCCCAACCAGCCTGCGTCAGCAAGGAATTCCTTGATTAAGATGTACATATAACCCGGTCCATTTACATATTCTTCAGGGGAAAGAAAAGAAAATAACTTTTCACTTAAAAGGAAGCCACGAAACTTGATTAAAATCGGCAAAATAAAAAGTAGACATGTGGTCAGTTTTGCTGTGATCATGATGACTTTACTCTTTTTCGATATATGGGAAAAAGTGAGCATCATTAATACACAGAAAAAGTAAAAAATACTGTAAGGAAAGGAAGGAAGAATCATAAAAAGTAGAAATGGTATCCAGAATAGACCAAACATCAAACCTTGTTTCCACCCATGAAACATGTCAGATTTAGTGAAAATACCAGACCACGCTAGGAAAAACAAAAGCATAGATATGGTAGCCGCATCCACCGTAATTCCGCCAAATGAAACCCATCTCTTGACTCCGGCTGCTGAAACGCCGAATACAAGAATGTATAAAAGCAAAAGAACGCCACTACTATAAAAAAATAACCACCAATTTTTCAGTTTCCTATAATCAAAGAATAGAAACGAAATCAGGACGATTGTTCCCAGGCTGAACCAGATTGCCTGCTTTTCCAAAAATATAGAGCCGGGTGCATTCCCGATTAAGGGGAGAAAGCTGATCGCTCCTATAATGGTAAACATAATAATGAGCATCCAGTCCATTCTAGGCTTATGAAGCTTATTTAATCTCTCCCCGATTGAATAAGGATTACCCATTTCTTGAACGGCTTTTTCCTCTGCTTTTTCTCTGGAATCCTCACGATTCTGGAATGACTGGCTTAGTTCTAGGAGGTGATGATGGAGCTCTTTCTCAATCATTTTGTGAGCTTCTTTGGACTTTACTTTAGAAATTACTTTTGCTAAAAATTCATTAAAAATGGGGGAGCTCATAAGGAGACCTCCTTTAGAAGTTCTTTTAATAAATACGGCTGTTTGACATATCCTTTTTTAGATGCCGATGACAAGTACTTCCTACCTTTTGTGGTTAGTGCATAATACTTCTTATCCGCTCTCCACATAGAAACCAAAACTTCTTTATTCTCTAACAAATGTAAAAGTGTATAAAGCTGTCCTTCATTGTGCAAAAAATAATGTTCTTCTATTTGGAAAAGTTGTGTGGAAATCTCAAAGCCGTGTTTGGCCTCCAGTTGTAGAGATTTCAAAATTGCAAGAATGGTATCTTTACTAAATGAGTGAAGCGTAGAGGATGAACGCTTTGCCTGTATCGCTTCGTTCACTCTAACTTTCCTTTCGTCCGTAAAAGAAAAATCCTTGAAAACATTCTTCCTCATAGATTTTTTAAAATTTAGAAATGGATCATTCATTCTTTATACCTCCTCCACCATGTGTTCTTTTAAAATTTCCCTTGCTCGTTTAAGTCTTGTTTTTAATGTATTGACATTTACTGAAGTAATAGCGCTTATTTCTGACAAAGGGAGCTCCTCATAGTAATGAAGGATCACCACTTCACGGTATTGTATAGGTAATTCCATTACTGCATTGGTAAGGCTGGTTTCTTCACTTTTAGCTATTACCTCCACCTCGACATCTTTTGCTTTGGAAGGTATATAGTTCAATATTTTTTCATTGAGTAGTAGCTTTCGATAATGCCAGCTTTTTAGATAATCTTTGCAATGGTTGCTGGCAACGCGGTAGAGCCAAGTTTTTATGGAAGACTGGTGATTGAATTGTTCCAACTTCTCATAGCACTTAATAAAAATCTCTTGCGTTAAATCCTCCGCTATCGTCTGGCTCTTTACATATGAAAAAACAAGATGGAGAACCGAATCCCCGTTCTCATTCATTAGCTCTTGAATAAGTTGTTCCTTATCTATCACATTGTCCTTAGAAACAACTACATGTTCTAGCTCGTTCATGTAGACATCCCTCCTTTCTTCATTTTAGACGATGCATCCACTGTTTGGGTTTGGAAAAAAATAAAAATTTTCATTGGAAATTCTCCAAACAAGTACTTTATCAGGGAAATTACTTTGACACACACAGTAATATGTTGTAAATTATAACCAGGAGGTGATGGAATGTGGAAAACAAAATATCGACTGATTTAATACGGGGTCATACTGATACGATTATTCTGAATGTACTTCGCCAAGGGGACAGTTATGGTTATCAGATTTATAAGACCATTATTGAGCTGAGTAAAAATCAGTATGAGCTGAAAGAGGCAACGCTTTATACTGCTTTTCGGCGCCTGGAGAAGGAAGGGTCTATTGCTTCTTATTGGGGGGATGAAACCCAAGGTGGTCGCCGCAAATACTACCGGATAACAGAAGACGGTTCGGCACGATACGAGCAATACAAGAAAGAATGGAAGTTTGCAAAAGAGATACTTAATTACTTGATAGAGGGAGGAATCGAGAATGATGAGAAATAGTGCGGACAAAAAAGTTCAAGCGTATGTAGATGGGCTTTTCTCCGGTGTTGGGGAAAGTCAGCAATTATTTGATCTTAAAGAAGAGCTAACAACTAACCTGAAAGAAAAAATCGCGGACTACAAGAAGGACGGAATGGATGAGTCGGCGGCATTCAAGGAAGCGGTTAGTTCTATGGGAGACCTTAGCGGACTTGTTGATGATATGCGTGAAGTCGGGCAGAACAAAGCGAAGCAGGCGGTGTATTCTTCCATGACAGCTCGGATTTCAGCTGCAGGATTAATCACTGGAATATTGCTTATTCTATTCGGTGTATTAACATCTGCCATGTTGTATTTTATGGATATGGAATTGGAAGCTGTTACAGGGACTGCGATTTTCGTGGTGTTTGGGATTGCCATCATTACGTATAGTGGGTTAACTAGAGAGACGCGAAAGAAATATGCGATGAATAGGGTTAGGGCCATTTTATATGCAGTGGCGGTTGGTTTGGTCGCATTTAGTTTGTTTGTGGCATTTACAACAGGGTTTGCTACTGGAGAGGTGTATATTGCGATTAGTTCCTTCATGATATTCTTTTTAATAGGGATTGGTTTGTGGTTAGGGCTCCTATTTACAGGGACCGACCGAAGAAAGATGGTGGCGTGATAGTGATATCACAAGGAATTTGGCCAAAAGAAAACCACCTTCTGCTTCGGTAAAAGAAAAAGGTGGCTTTCATACTAAGATTCAATCGTTGAGAGAGGTGTTGGCGCACTTCTCTCTTTTTTTATTATACACCAGAGTATTACGCAGCCACATCCCCTTTTACCTGCAAAAGGTTAGCCTGCTTCAGACGTCTTCTTACTGTAATTCCAATCCAACTTGCCAAGAATGCTTTAATGAGACCTACAACAATGAAAGGGTAAACTCCAAATTTCAACGCATCCGCCCATGTGATATCCATCACAAATTTCAACTGAATGGTTCCCATCACAAGGGTGATAATCATCCCAACGGTGTTGGCTATCATTGCCCATTTTAATGTGAAAGATGTTTTTTCTAAAATGTAACCGGTAAAGAATGCAGCTAGGATGAAGCCGAATATGTATCCGCCTGTTGGACCGACCAATACCCCTGCTCCGCCCTTCATTTCAGCAAACACCGGCAAACCCACAGCTCCTAACAGGACGTAACAGACCATCGACATTGCTCCATATCTGCTACCAAGGATTGTTGCAGCAAGTCCCACTGCAAGTGTTTGCCCGCTGATCGGTACAAGCGGCAATGGGATTTCCATTTGTGCCAGCACTGCTGTGATCGCAGCGAACATAGAACATAATATTAGCCATCTTAATCTTTCGTTTTTTGCAGTCATTTGATGACCCCCCCTTGGTTTGTTAACTTATTAATAATTTTAGTTTACATAAGTTTTTGAATGATGAAAAGACTTTTTGTTCCATTCACTTAAAGGATTTTTATAAAATGTCTAGAAATGGTTACTACATAAACCTTGAAGGAGGAAAAACAATGATTAATAAGCTCGGTCAAGTCATGCTTTACGTTAATAACCAGGATGAAGTGGTAAAGTTTTGGACGGAAAAAGTAGGGTTCCAAATAATTTCGGAAGAAGATAACGGGGAAGGGATGAGATGGATTGAAATAGCGCCATCTAAGGAATCGGAAACAAGCATCATCCTCCACAATAAGGAGTTTGTTGCTAAAATGTCACCGGAGCTTAACTTGGGTACACCTTCTTTGATGTTTTTCACGGAGGATCTGGAAGGGTTATATAGTAAATTGACTGCAGAAAATGTAACAGTTGGCGAGATGGTCCATATGCCTTCTGGTAAAGTGTTTAATTTTGCCGATGGGGAAGAGAATTATTTTGCGGTGATGGAGATGGAAAGATAAAAGTTGATTTGCTTTAAACGGCCCACGATATTAGCTTCTTGTTTTGCCACTACTCCTTCAGGGAACACAAAACGATAACCTATTTTTCAGGAGGAATTCAAATGGCTAAAACAATATTCATTACAGGAGCGGGAACTGGGCTTGGAAGAGGTACTGCGTTAGGTCTTGCCAAGAAGGGGCATAGAGTCATCGCCACAACGGAACTGACATCCCAGAAAACGGATCTATTGCGGGAAGTGGAGAATCAAGGGCTGGATATGGAAGTTTTCAAGCTGGATATTACGAACCCTCTTGATTTGGAGCAGATGGAAAAATACGATTTTGATGTATTTGTGGCAAATGCTGCGATCAATGAGGGGGGGCCGCTTGGGGAAGTGCCGATGGAAAGATTTCGCGCCCTTTTTGAAATCAATGTTTTTGCGACACTTGAAACTGCCCAAATTGCTGCTAGGAAGCTGGTGAAAAGAGGAAGCGGAAAGATAGTCTTCATGAGTTCCATGGCTGGCATCTCCGCGACACCGTATGTGGGCCCTTACACGGCAACCAAGCATGCACTGGAAGGTATCGCACAGACGATGAAATCTGAGCTGGAAGAGTTCGGTGTGAAAGTGGCGACAATCAATCCAGGCCCATACGCAACTGGTTTCAATAAACGAGCCGCTGAGGAAAAGTGGAAGTGGTTTGATGAAGAAAAGCATTTTACTAGAAAAGAAGCCATGATAGAGCAGGAAGAGCAGTTGAAAGAGTTCCATCCTGAAGATATGATCGAAAAAATGGTGGAAATCATTCCAGCTGATGACCATAAGTTCCGTACTGTTTATCCTGAAGAAACGGAGAAGCAGTTGAAGGAGACGGAGCAAGAGCGTTGGGATATGAGGATTTGAATGAGAATATAGAAACCGGTGACCTTTTTTGGGAGGGTCTCCGGTTATTTTTATTGTTAAGAAGCAATATAGGAGCCTTTCTTTCCAAGGTGGGCTTTATTTTTGGGAATGAAGACGTCAGTGCGTTGGAATTGGGAGCGGGGATGTCTTCATTCGGGTTATGAAGACGTCAGTGAGGTGGAATTGGGAGTATGAAGGTCTTCATTCGGGTTATGAAGACGTCAGTGAAGTGGATTTGGGAGTAGGGAGGTCTTCATTTGGCTTATGAAGACGTCAGTGGCCCGGAAATTAAAGTGGGAATGTCTTCATTCGGTTACGAAGAAAAAGCCCTGTATAGATATCCAAAGTTCCAACGTCCATTAAAAGTATATGGTAAAATAAACCTAAAAACTATTAAAAGGAGCAAGCCCTTGACTATATGGAAAGCAACTGAATCTGATGAATATAAGTTAAAACCATTAACTGTATCGGATATCAAAGAGGCAGAGAATAGACTCAAAGTCCGCCTTCCCAAAGCCTACCTTGAATTATTAATGGCGCAAAACGGAGGCCAGATCGTCTATAACGCGCATCCGAGTCCTGTGCCTACTGACTGGGGAGACAGCTATGTCCAGGTGGAGTATATCATGGGGATAGGGAAGGAAAACGGCATTCTAGGAAACTCTTATTTTATTAAAGAATGGGGGTTGCCCGAGGGACTGATATTATTTAACGGGGATGGCCATAGTTGGTTGGCATTTGACTATCGTAAGGTCCAATCAGACCCTGAGATTGTCTATGTGGAAAGTGATAGTGGGAAGCTAGTAAAATTGGCATCGTCTTTCGAAGAGTTTCTTGCTAATTTGTATGTAGAAGAAGAGGAGTTTGTTTTTGATGGCTCCTTTGAATTTAAAGATTATAGTAAAGAAGACTTTGAGAAGTTGAGAGAAAAGAATAATTCTGAGGAATTGGTAATCGCCATAGGCACCTTGTCTCAAGGGGATGTAGATGAGGAGTGGTTAGGGAAACAGCTGGTGTTGTTGAGCAAGCACCTGGATCCATACATTAGGTCGGAGGTTGCAGGCAATGTTTGGAACTACTTAACTTATCGGCTAGATGAGGATACACTGCTTCAGTTAATAGAAACCTTCCGGGCGGACACGGACAGCGACATTCAAATGCTCGGCGAAATGATTGTGGAAAAGCTGAACTATTCCTATGATCAATTAAAGGAAGACATCCAATTAAAAGGAATGGTGAGTTTCAGCTTGAATAGTTCTATTTATCACCTAAATAACCATTCTGGACAATGGCATCTATCGAACTCTGAAAGAGATCTGCAGTCATTTGGGACGGTGGAGGAATTACTTAATCAAGCAGTGATAGAGGGAAAAACGTTGGAACAAATCTGGAATGAAGTGAAGATACTATAAGGATGGTTCTCCTGCTTCTGTGTAAGAGGCAGGAAGCCATTCTTTTATTTTTAAAATTATTTCAAAACTTTTTTGAAGTTCGCCCGTCTATACAGTGTCAAAAAAATGAAGGGGGAAAGCCGGTGTCATTTTATAAAGAAAATGAGATAGAGGAGTGGTATAGCCAGTATCATCAGACTATCTTCAAATATATTATTCTCATGGTCAAGGACAGTCAGCAGGCGGAGGATTTGACGCAAGAGACTTTTTTAAGGGCATATAAGCATCATCATACGTTTAAAAGGGATTCTTCCCCGAAAACATGGCTTTTCAAAATTGCACATAATACTACTGTCGATTACATGCGCAAAATGAAGCCGATTAGGTTATTCCATCAAGTATTTAATAAAGAACTGGCAGCATCTTCAGAGGATATCATCATTCTTAGAGAGAATTCGCGAGAACTTTATGAGGCTTTAAGTAATATGAAAGCGTCATATAAGCAGGTAATCATTCTTAGGAAGATTAAAGGCTTTTCCATATTAGAAACAGCCCATATCTTGGAATGGTCCGAAAGTAAAGTGAAGTCTACTTTGTTTCGGGCGATGCAGACCTTGGAGGAGAAAATGAAGAGGGAGGTTAATAATGATGAGAAGCAAGTTGGAAAGTGACTCCCGTTTGGAGCAATCACTGAAGAGATTGGAGCATGATTTGGAGTGGAATCAGGAGCGTGCAGGATTGGTAAGAGATCAAATTGGATACAGTATCCGAAGCATCAAGAAAAGGCGAGTTGCCTCAAAACTTCTAATAGCCATCGCAACATTATTACTGATGATAAGTATTCCAA
Proteins encoded in this region:
- a CDS encoding sigma-70 family RNA polymerase sigma factor, yielding MNELEHVVVSKDNVIDKEQLIQELMNENGDSVLHLVFSYVKSQTIAEDLTQEIFIKCYEKLEQFNHQSSIKTWLYRVASNHCKDYLKSWHYRKLLLNEKILNYIPSKAKDVEVEVIAKSEETSLTNAVMELPIQYREVVILHYYEELPLSEISAITSVNVNTLKTRLKRAREILKEHMVEEV
- a CDS encoding PadR family transcriptional regulator, which produces MNDPFLNFKKSMRKNVFKDFSFTDERKVRVNEAIQAKRSSSTLHSFSKDTILAILKSLQLEAKHGFEISTQLFQIEEHYFLHNEGQLYTLLHLLENKEVLVSMWRADKKYYALTTKGRKYLSSASKKGYVKQPYLLKELLKEVSL
- a CDS encoding VOC family protein — protein: MGRLVHFEIHVDDMERAKRFYGEVFGWSFQDWSEYAGTPYFGAVTGDEGEPGINGALMQRKGVAPEANQPLNGFSCTMGVEEYDATEKLILEHGGKVAVPKYALPGMAWQGYYVDTEGNVFGIHQPDQNAK
- a CDS encoding permease prefix domain 1-containing protein, with the protein product MMRNSADKKVQAYVDGLFSGVGESQQLFDLKEELTTNLKEKIADYKKDGMDESAAFKEAVSSMGDLSGLVDDMREVGQNKAKQAVYSSMTARISAAGLITGILLILFGVLTSAMLYFMDMELEAVTGTAIFVVFGIAIITYSGLTRETRKKYAMNRVRAILYAVAVGLVAFSLFVAFTTGFATGEVYIAISSFMIFFLIGIGLWLGLLFTGTDRRKMVA
- a CDS encoding YhgE/Pip domain-containing protein, giving the protein MMRKKKLLYVTLAGMIFLPSFLGNVSGVYAEDQRNVRTKEEVVYATLKANGDLGPIYVVNTLDVAKAGEILDFGDYKTVKNLTDMTELEQEGERVVADVEQEGKFYYQGDLEEGTELPWDVTVTYFLDGREVNPAELAGESGHVEIQVETAANNNVAPVFYENYLLQVSLTMPNTYQNIDASSGGMQANVGKNKQITFTVMPGKEEQLRVEADVENFEFNGVEIAAVPSSLPIDTTGTEGMTDDMAELSDAIGQLNDGVGQLQDGVSELNGGAAKLRDGSAQYKSGINQLNGSSSELIGASSSIKEALGTINRELSAGAADVDLSSLTELPAGLRELAKGLNDTADGLGKLQENYATAYVALDGAITEIPAGDLSEEEIAALYESGADPAVVDKLAANYAAAQKVKGTYAQVQEAFAAIEPSLTQVDGAVRGMSGTLTTIADELSASLEETDLSGFAELTKGLETLAANYNQFHSGLVSYTNGVGELSTSYSQLHTGLIGLTDGTSELSSGVDELSEGTEELYSETKDLPAKMQAEIDKMIQEYDKSDFKPVSFVSEENEKVTSVQFVIKTEAIKMEEKKTKEAEPEKKKGFWTLLKELFK
- a CDS encoding efflux RND transporter permease subunit; translation: MVDYLPDDAQSTKAMEIMEKEFTGSVPDTRVMISDVTIQEAVTYKEKLEAIDGVAEVIWLDDVVDLKTPLEIADQEMVESYYKDRNALFSISVRSGDEVAITDAVYELIGEKGAIAGEAINTATSQKMAGNESMYAAMLLVPIIIFILIISTTSWVEPVFFLTAIGVSVLINLGTNIFIGEVSFVTQSVAPILQLAVSLDYAVFLLHSFSDYRKKTNNPEEAMELAMKKSFPAITASAATTFFGFIALTFMEFEIGSDLGLNLVKGIVLSFISVMVFLPALTLFFYKWMDKTQHKSFIPSFEGIGNFVVKLRFPSLLIVLALLVPAFLAQTNTSFTYGFGELPDHTRAGADYNKINESFGEITPIVLLVPKGEVAKEEELVAELESMDYVTSVVSYVNMVDPVIPPEYLDEEVRNEFYSENYSRIVINTNQATEGDIPFAIVENVDRAATEYYGDSALSLGESVTLYDIKNTVTKDNILVNVLTVVTIAIVLLIGFRSISIPVVLLLAIQSSVWINLSIPYFSETSLVFVGYLIISTVQLAATVDYGILFTEAYTHHRKEMSARKAIIKTLDEKTFSISISAAILSSVGFILWITSSNPIVGSIGLLLGRGALLAFIMVLFFLPAMLLVCDKFIKKTTYKSNFKEEK
- a CDS encoding FtsW/RodA/SpoVE family cell cycle protein gives rise to the protein MSSPIFNEFLAKVISKVKSKEAHKMIEKELHHHLLELSQSFQNREDSREKAEEKAVQEMGNPYSIGERLNKLHKPRMDWMLIIMFTIIGAISFLPLIGNAPGSIFLEKQAIWFSLGTIVLISFLFFDYRKLKNWWLFFYSSGVLLLLYILVFGVSAAGVKRWVSFGGITVDAATISMLLFFLAWSGIFTKSDMFHGWKQGLMFGLFWIPFLLFMILPSFPYSIFYFFCVLMMLTFSHISKKSKVIMITAKLTTCLLFILPILIKFRGFLLSEKLFSFLSPEEYVNGPGYMYILIKEFLADAGWLGNGLNGNSAIQSLPDAHTDFAFPYLVHSLGWAFGIFLCILLILFIWKISRNASKTKDSYGRLLVVGGATLIAVPAIWNILMGLGFAPIIGVSLPFISYGGTTLLFYSAVLGIILSVYRRKDIVEPSEI
- a CDS encoding TetR/AcrR family transcriptional regulator; amino-acid sequence: MSEKMDRRKQYTRIVLKESLLDLLKEKSIASITIKEICTKADINRSTFYAHYSSQYDLLDAIDDEFTVDMVKTLNQYNFSKEDEAYQMTEKIFEYIASKSDICKILLSENTEVQFQKKGMMIAKEYILKNFIPSKQIDVETFEYLSIFFVSGSIYMIKNWLESGMNKTPKDMAGLLNEFLNRGLRGQVG
- a CDS encoding PadR family transcriptional regulator; this translates as MENKISTDLIRGHTDTIILNVLRQGDSYGYQIYKTIIELSKNQYELKEATLYTAFRRLEKEGSIASYWGDETQGGRRKYYRITEDGSARYEQYKKEWKFAKEILNYLIEGGIENDEK